A stretch of Sulfurospirillum tamanense DNA encodes these proteins:
- a CDS encoding TSUP family transporter, producing MEFELSTYAIFLAVGIVAGFIDAIAGGGGIITIPVLLAAGIPPHMALATNKLQGTFGSGMASLNFIRKGFITWKEVWLGVCYTFVGAVLGTYAILLINPDILANTIPIMLLAIFLYTLFSPKMGENDRRALMGTHLFFLVFGLGIGFYDGFFGPGTGTFWTIALVSLAGLNLKKATAQTKVMNFTSNIVSLGVFLWSGHVLFLVGLLMGLGQLIGANLGSNMVIKKEVKFIRVFFLIMVGATLMRLAYQSYFS from the coding sequence ATGGAATTTGAACTTTCAACGTACGCCATTTTTTTGGCGGTGGGCATCGTAGCGGGGTTTATCGACGCTATCGCAGGAGGTGGCGGGATTATCACCATTCCCGTACTTTTGGCCGCGGGCATCCCGCCTCACATGGCCCTTGCAACCAACAAACTCCAAGGCACCTTTGGTAGTGGCATGGCTTCGCTAAACTTCATCCGCAAAGGTTTTATCACGTGGAAAGAAGTATGGCTAGGGGTGTGTTACACCTTTGTGGGGGCGGTTTTGGGCACCTATGCCATTTTGCTCATCAACCCCGACATCCTCGCCAATACCATTCCCATCATGCTCCTTGCCATCTTTCTCTACACCCTCTTTTCTCCAAAAATGGGTGAAAACGACCGCCGCGCGCTCATGGGAACCCACCTGTTTTTCTTGGTCTTTGGTCTGGGGATTGGGTTTTACGACGGATTTTTTGGGCCTGGAACGGGGACATTTTGGACCATTGCCCTTGTGAGCCTCGCGGGACTTAATCTCAAAAAAGCCACCGCCCAAACCAAGGTCATGAACTTCACCAGCAACATCGTTTCCTTGGGTGTCTTTTTGTGGAGTGGCCACGTGCTGTTTTTGGTGGGGCTACTCATGGGTCTTGGGCAACTCATCGGCGCAAATCTAGGCTCAAACATGGTCATCAAAAAAGAGGTCAAATTTATTCGCGTGTTTTTTCTCATCATGGTCGGCGCTACGCTCATGCGACTGGCCTATCAGAGTTATTTTTCCTAG
- a CDS encoding MoaD/ThiS family protein — protein MAKVEFLGPIGRAPVEVSVRSLAELKEHFKDDAQLSEWLAICSVAVNDTLVCGLDTPINENDKISLLPPVCGG, from the coding sequence ATGGCAAAAGTAGAATTTTTAGGCCCTATCGGGCGCGCACCTGTGGAAGTTTCGGTGCGTTCACTGGCTGAGCTTAAAGAGCATTTTAAAGACGACGCGCAACTCTCAGAATGGTTGGCGATTTGTTCCGTGGCGGTCAATGACACGCTTGTTTGCGGACTGGACACGCCCATCAACGAGAACGACAAAATCTCCCTTTTACCTCCCGTGTGTGGAGGCTAG
- a CDS encoding helix-turn-helix domain-containing protein — MKILCNLTAIDIDTHHITTLYKTIGENVKKIRKQQGISQLDLALAVGYKSVSSIAKAESLIEKKHFNIEQLYKISKALDVPIEKFFEGI, encoded by the coding sequence GTGAAAATTTTGTGCAACCTCACAGCAATCGACATTGATACTCACCACATAACCACTCTCTATAAAACTATTGGTGAAAATGTAAAAAAAATACGAAAACAACAAGGAATATCACAACTAGATTTAGCTCTTGCTGTGGGGTATAAATCCGTTTCATCTATTGCTAAAGCAGAATCTCTTATAGAAAAAAAACATTTCAATATCGAACAGCTTTATAAAATTTCTAAAGCCCTTGACGTTCCTATTGAAAAATTTTTTGAGGGTATTTAA
- a CDS encoding CCE_0567 family metalloprotein has translation MDEKELKKEYAKLKRAAVELAGEVHDIVEDTLWVKYGELPRLSAKIVEAVTEAEAFKARHGL, from the coding sequence ATGGATGAAAAAGAGCTCAAAAAAGAGTACGCCAAGCTCAAACGTGCGGCAGTAGAACTTGCAGGAGAGGTGCATGACATCGTCGAAGACACGCTGTGGGTTAAGTATGGAGAGCTTCCAAGACTGAGCGCCAAGATTGTCGAGGCCGTCACCGAAGCGGAGGCTTTTAAAGCGCGCCATGGACTGTAA
- a CDS encoding cytidine deaminase, producing MESYETLLKKAHEAKENAYAPYSGYKVGAAVLLRDGAVVLGCNVENTAQSATICAERTALFNATSLGYKPTDVVAIAVASSGKNFSPCGPCRQVISEFGADIEVIFEWDGAVVVAPLKTLLPYAFTLQR from the coding sequence ATGGAGTCGTACGAAACATTGCTAAAAAAAGCGCACGAGGCCAAAGAAAACGCCTATGCGCCTTATTCGGGTTACAAGGTTGGTGCGGCGGTATTGTTGCGTGATGGCGCGGTGGTGTTAGGGTGCAATGTGGAAAATACTGCCCAAAGCGCGACCATCTGTGCCGAACGCACAGCGTTGTTCAACGCGACTTCTTTGGGTTATAAACCCACAGACGTAGTGGCTATCGCCGTGGCATCTTCGGGAAAAAATTTCTCCCCTTGCGGCCCGTGCCGTCAGGTTATCAGTGAATTTGGTGCAGACATAGAGGTGATTTTTGAATGGGACGGAGCCGTGGTGGTGGCTCCGTTGAAGACACTGTTGCCTTACGCCTTTACGCTCCAGCGCTAG
- a CDS encoding LysE family translocator — MTLMSALALAGAMALLAASPGPGVFAVTARALASGFTHGALLAFGCVLGDLVFLLMAVYGLSALASVMGEVFIAVKYLGGAYLIYLGVQILRSSAHARTLKGSSESALSASFVSGFFITLGNPKVILFYLSFLPTFMNLQALSGADVVLAATIVSVVLGTVLCAYAWMAHRAKALFTSPKALRRMDVGAGSAMVGAGGFLLLKPL; from the coding sequence ATGACATTGATGAGCGCACTCGCCCTTGCGGGTGCCATGGCCCTTTTGGCGGCCAGTCCAGGACCGGGCGTGTTTGCCGTAACTGCTAGGGCCCTAGCTAGTGGATTTACCCACGGGGCGCTACTTGCTTTTGGGTGCGTTCTTGGCGATTTGGTCTTTTTACTCATGGCGGTGTATGGCCTCAGTGCACTCGCATCAGTGATGGGCGAAGTATTCATCGCGGTCAAATACCTCGGCGGCGCGTACCTTATCTACCTTGGAGTCCAGATCTTGCGTAGCTCCGCCCACGCGCGTACCCTCAAAGGCTCTAGCGAAAGCGCTTTGAGTGCTAGTTTTGTCAGCGGGTTTTTCATTACGCTAGGTAACCCTAAGGTCATCTTGTTTTACCTGAGCTTCTTGCCCACCTTCATGAACCTCCAAGCCCTCAGCGGCGCAGATGTCGTGCTTGCAGCTACCATCGTTTCTGTTGTCCTTGGAACGGTTTTGTGTGCGTACGCGTGGATGGCCCACCGTGCCAAAGCGCTTTTTACAAGCCCCAAAGCCTTGCGTCGCATGGACGTGGGTGCGGGAAGTGCCATGGTCGGTGCGGGCGGATTTTTACTCTTAAAACCGTTGTAA
- a CDS encoding EAL domain-containing protein, with translation MLNLYKYERAIRLVMALVVLWYASFPLTLMGIFGLVLLATALVGFCPIYYVLRINQLFASKSDFLSNLPKHNPEPVFVFCAKGNSVFANVAAKKILPTVDHFSHISSLDAAKVIEKEERVNTTLTAGEQTYLLEAIGIKKEGFILAYGANVTAIEQSRKMLKQQLITDKLTGLGNRKRLFERVRQTQCQSAVLVVFDVVGFGQINTFFGHEKGDQFLALFAKDLKAFGASYAEVDSVYRLGGNTFGLFLVEHDSPSHPNSTKKAFLEAFTAHKMELDEIQVSFSIRAGSATSQGDTPGLTLLNQAETALSEAKKSALPVLEFEQMGDINSRYQNNIYWATTLHDIVKQATSAKFRTYFQPIYNFHTGRIEKYESLIRIEDKGEVISPFAFLKVAEQIHLLPKITAHVLGEALATFVDTSYEFSLNISAQDLRQDTFLPMLLAQTNAKGVSPERIVLEILEDDEMYGFSPLIGRLKEAGFKIAIDDFGTGYSNFKKLQSIHVDYVKIDGSLIKNIATCSKDLSIVASICTYAKAIGAKTIGEFVADEAIFEALKKTGVDYAQGYYLGMPNPEIKDAL, from the coding sequence ATGCTAAATTTGTACAAATACGAACGTGCTATTCGACTAGTAATGGCACTGGTAGTGCTATGGTATGCTTCGTTTCCTTTGACGCTTATGGGGATTTTTGGCCTTGTGCTTTTGGCTACAGCGTTGGTAGGTTTTTGCCCGATTTATTATGTGTTACGCATTAACCAACTTTTTGCCTCCAAAAGCGATTTTCTCTCTAACCTTCCAAAGCACAACCCTGAGCCTGTGTTTGTTTTTTGCGCCAAGGGCAACAGTGTGTTTGCTAACGTCGCTGCGAAAAAAATCCTTCCTACTGTTGACCATTTTAGCCATATCTCCTCTTTGGACGCTGCAAAGGTAATCGAAAAAGAAGAGCGCGTAAACACCACCCTCACTGCAGGCGAACAAACCTATCTTCTTGAAGCCATTGGCATCAAAAAAGAGGGATTTATTTTGGCCTATGGGGCCAATGTTACCGCCATTGAGCAAAGCCGCAAGATGCTCAAGCAACAGCTCATTACAGACAAGCTCACAGGACTTGGTAATCGCAAGCGTCTTTTTGAACGCGTGAGACAAACCCAATGCCAAAGCGCGGTATTGGTTGTCTTCGATGTTGTTGGATTTGGGCAGATAAACACCTTTTTTGGGCACGAAAAAGGAGACCAGTTTCTTGCCTTGTTCGCCAAAGACCTAAAAGCTTTTGGCGCGTCTTATGCGGAGGTGGATTCTGTGTACCGCTTGGGAGGAAACACCTTTGGGCTTTTTTTGGTAGAGCACGACTCCCCCTCGCACCCAAACAGCACCAAAAAAGCCTTTTTGGAAGCTTTTACAGCTCATAAAATGGAACTTGACGAGATTCAAGTCTCTTTTTCTATACGCGCAGGAAGCGCCACAAGCCAAGGTGATACGCCAGGACTTACTCTACTCAATCAAGCCGAAACAGCTCTAAGCGAAGCCAAAAAGAGCGCTTTGCCTGTGCTAGAGTTTGAACAAATGGGAGACATTAATAGCCGCTACCAAAACAACATCTACTGGGCGACAACCCTGCACGACATTGTAAAACAGGCAACAAGTGCCAAGTTTCGCACCTATTTTCAGCCGATTTACAATTTCCACACGGGGCGCATTGAAAAGTATGAGTCGCTGATTCGCATTGAAGACAAAGGGGAAGTCATCTCGCCCTTTGCGTTTTTGAAAGTCGCAGAGCAGATTCACCTGCTCCCCAAAATAACAGCCCATGTGCTTGGAGAAGCGCTAGCGACTTTCGTGGACACTTCTTATGAATTTTCTCTAAACATAAGTGCCCAAGACCTTCGCCAAGATACTTTTCTGCCAATGCTTTTAGCCCAGACAAACGCCAAAGGGGTTTCGCCTGAGCGCATTGTCCTTGAGATTTTGGAAGACGATGAGATGTACGGCTTTTCGCCGTTGATTGGCCGTTTGAAAGAAGCGGGGTTTAAAATCGCCATTGATGATTTTGGCACAGGGTATTCAAACTTTAAAAAGCTTCAATCCATACATGTAGACTACGTTAAGATTGATGGGTCACTCATTAAAAACATTGCAACCTGCTCTAAAGACCTCTCCATCGTCGCTTCTATTTGCACCTACGCAAAGGCTATCGGCGCTAAAACCATCGGGGAGTTTGTGGCCGATGAAGCGATTTTTGAAGCGCTCAAAAAAACAGGCGTGGATTACGCGCAAGGGTATTACCTTGGAATGCCAAACCCAGAAATTAAGGACGCATTGTAA
- the nrtS gene encoding nitrate/nitrite transporter NrtS, giving the protein MFENAKKALQETLCDKRIVKKALKVSALVGTALVVINQYQIILAQGPMALDWIKVGLTYVVPFLVSLYMAFDIRLSKLP; this is encoded by the coding sequence ATGTTTGAAAACGCAAAAAAAGCGCTCCAAGAAACCCTGTGCGATAAACGGATTGTGAAAAAAGCCCTTAAGGTTTCAGCGTTGGTGGGGACAGCGTTGGTGGTGATTAATCAGTATCAGATAATTCTAGCCCAAGGGCCTATGGCCTTAGATTGGATTAAAGTGGGACTTACTTATGTGGTACCTTTTCTTGTCTCTTTATACATGGCATTTGACATACGCCTCTCAAAATTACCCTAA
- a CDS encoding molybdopterin synthase catalytic subunit yields the protein MLELHQGPLHVEEILNRWYNAYRDQNRGAFVTFVGIVRDEDGIEGLSFDVYEPILKSWFDAWQEKARERDAHLVMAHSIGDVPNHTSSYISGVISPKRRAGLELLDAFVEDFKAKAPIWKYDLIDGARVYAKERSTALPGAGLLKAN from the coding sequence ATGCTAGAACTGCACCAAGGGCCTTTACATGTAGAGGAGATTTTGAACCGTTGGTACAACGCCTACCGTGACCAAAATCGCGGGGCGTTTGTAACTTTTGTGGGGATTGTTCGGGATGAAGATGGCATCGAGGGACTCAGTTTTGATGTGTACGAACCCATCCTCAAAAGCTGGTTTGACGCGTGGCAAGAAAAGGCCAGGGAGCGGGACGCGCACCTCGTGATGGCGCACTCCATCGGCGATGTGCCTAACCACACAAGTTCGTACATTTCGGGTGTGATTTCACCCAAGCGGCGTGCGGGGCTAGAACTGTTGGACGCGTTTGTGGAGGATTTTAAGGCCAAAGCACCTATTTGGAAATACGACCTTATCGACGGCGCGCGGGTGTATGCTAAAGAGCGCAGTACAGCACTTCCAGGTGCTGGACTTTTGAAGGCAAACTAA